CTGGCGATTTGAGATTCCAGCAGCGGGATCTGAGCTTTGGCGGCGGAAAGGGCGGCTTCGGCCGAGGATACCTGGAGAACGTCGCCAACTTCACCCTGCATCTGTTCTTTGAAGAGTCTGTAGGATTCCGTGTAGGATGAGACGGAGTCCTTCATAATGGAGAGTTGTTCATCCAGCTGAAGGAGGGAAAGGTAGCCGTCTGCGACTTGGCTGAGGAGGGAGAGCATGAGAGCCCGTTGACCTTCCTCGGAAGCGAGGTATTCAGCAACGGCGGCTTCCGTGCTGCGGCGGGTTTTGCCCCAGAGGTCAAGTTCCCACGAGATCCCGGCCTGGATGGCGGCGGGGTTGGTGGTCATATTACCACTGTTGTAGATGCTGCCGGAATTGTAATTCTGCCCTTTGGATACATTGGCTCCATAGTTGGCCCAGGGGAAGAGGGGGGCGTTGGCGATGGTGACGTACTGGCGCGCTTTTTCCACGTTGGCGATCATGGAACGCAGGTCGTGGTTGTTGGCGTAGGTTTCGGACAGTAGGTTTTGGAGTTCCTTGTTCTTGAACACTTTCCACCAGGGAAGGTCGGCGATGGAGGCATCCGTGGCAAAGGCGCCTCGGAAGGCGACCGGGACATCGGTGTCCGGACGCTTATAGTCCGGACCGAACATGCACGAGGTGAGGCCCAAGGCCGATACGGCGAATGTGATTATGGGGCATATATTATGGGCTTTCATAAATAAAGATAGATATCAATAGGTATTGTCGGGGAGGGGACAGCCAGAGTTTAGTGGGGATGTCCTTCTTGCAGGTATTTCATGGCGATCGTTTCATCAGGGTCTTCTCCATCGTGCTTGGCGGCAATCTTGACGCGGAAGAGGCGCATGATGAAGTAGAAGCTGCATGGAATCAGGAAGACGCCGACAAAGGTGGCCATCGTCATTCCCGCGATGACGACGATGCCGATGACATTGCGGGAATAGGCGCCGGAACCGGAGGCCAGAGCCAGCGGTACGCAACCGAGGATGAAGGCGAATGAGGTCATGAGAATCGGGCGCAGACGAATTCTGGCGGCGGAGAGCGTGGCTTCGATGAGGTCTTTGCCGCGTTCAATCTCAATGACGGCAAATTCGACGATCAGAATAGCATTCTTGGCTGCGAGGCCGATGAGCATGATCAGGCCGATCTGGGCATACAGGTTCAGCTCAAACTTGAAAATGTAAAGACCGAGGAAGGCTCCCAGGGCTGCGATCGGGACGGTCATGAAGATACTCAGAGGAAGTGACCAGCGTTCATACAAAGCGGCCAGGATGAGGAACACGAAGACCGATGAAAGGAGGAAGATTTCCGTGATGGTGATACCGGTGCGAACTTGGTTTTCCTGGAAACTCATGCCGCTGTAGTCATAGCCCATGTCGTTGGGCATGTATTGGTGAAAGACTTCTTCCAAGGCGTCCATGGCCTGAGCTGAGGAATATCCCTTTTGAGCGGATACCTGGAACTGGGCGGAATTGTACAGATTGAACCGGAAGACGAATTCGGGACCTGTGATGTTTTCCTTGGAAATAAGAGAGGACATGGGGACGGCTTCGCCATCCTTGTTGCGGATGTAGAAATTGTCCAACTGGTTGATGTCCGAACGGTCATCCGCCTGTGCCTGGATATACACCTGCCACTGCTGACCATACAAGGTAATATAGTTAATGAACAGGGAACCCATGTAGGCCTGGAGGATACTATTGGCTTCCTTGACGTTAACTCCCTGGGAATAGCATTTGTCCACGTCCAGTTTGACACGGATTTGTGGAACAGCCGGCATCAGGGTAGAGCGTATGCTGGCGATTTCCGGTCTCTTGGCGGCCTCGGCAGTGAATACCTTGGATTGTTCATCCAGATATTGGATACCGTTACCGGCACGGTCTTGCAGAACAAAAGTCACACCACCGGAGGAACCTACGCCAGGAATAGCCGGTGGGGCAAAACAATAGGCCATGCCTTGCGTTACCTTTTGACCGAATGCTACGTTGAAGTGTGCCGTAAGATCTTTGGCACTTTGTCCCGGAGCGGTGCGTTCGGACCAGGGCTTGAGAGTGACGAAGAAGAATCCGCAGTTGGTACTTTGCACTCCGGTGATCATGTTGAAACCGATGACGCTTACCACTGCATCGACGCAGTTGTTGTCGAGGATGATTTTTTCCATGTCGGAAATGGCGTCGCGCGTACGCTGCATGGAGGAGGCATCGGGTAGCTGGACACCGCAGAAGAGATAGCCCTGGTCTTCTTCCGGGAGGAAACCTCCGGGAATTTTGTTGGCGACGGGGATGATCATGAAAGAAATGATCGCCAGCAAGGGGATGGAGATATAGAGCCTGCGCGTCAGGAAGCGGCAGATCCCGGTATAACCGCGTGCCGTTGCTTCGTAAGATGCGTTGAAAACGTTGTAGAAGGGCGTGAGCAGGCTGTGCGTTTCATTCTTCGATTTCAGAAGGATGGCTGAAA
This is a stretch of genomic DNA from Akkermansia sp. N21116. It encodes these proteins:
- a CDS encoding efflux transporter outer membrane subunit yields the protein MKAHNICPIITFAVSALGLTSCMFGPDYKRPDTDVPVAFRGAFATDASIADLPWWKVFKNKELQNLLSETYANNHDLRSMIANVEKARQYVTIANAPLFPWANYGANVSKGQNYNSGSIYNSGNMTTNPAAIQAGISWELDLWGKTRRSTEAAVAEYLASEEGQRALMLSLLSQVADGYLSLLQLDEQLSIMKDSVSSYTESYRLFKEQMQGEVGDVLQVSSAEAALSAAKAQIPLLESQIASLENTLSAIAGRVPGKISRSGDLVSIANAVKIPAGIPAQILNRRPDIRQKEQMLRAANARVGVAIANYFPSISLTAAAGTATSDLRNVAYRTRGNGWGITPSVTGPIFQGGTLRASEKAAKADYEAAKNDYEQTVLNALAEVSSTLVSRTKLNEVNIQQDNAVKAYLTSMNAAMDRYKTGLSDYFEVLYAQQNLFPAQVSRSQYRYQYASSLVKLYVALGGGWNMTNQQMMKGK
- a CDS encoding efflux RND transporter permease subunit — protein: MSKFFIKHPIIAMVISIIMVIIGSLSMMSLPIEQYPNIVPPNISLQATYPGADAQTVTDSVATPIEMQMSGVDNMEYMQSTNSNNGICKMSIVFKVGTDPNMDQTLTYMRYAQSTAQLPGEVSQMGVTLTKSASAPLCLVSLYSPDNSLDSVFLSNYAYVSLVDPIKRLPGVGDVQVFGAGRYAMRIWLDTKHMSSLNISIDEIKAAIAAQNTVNPSGQVGAEPAAPGQDFTYTIRTAGRLSTVEEFGDIVIRAVDGKFVYLKDVARIELGSQTYAVNARYNGSPTGAIAIYQTPGSNAIDTVDAINKMMKDYSRSFPSGLSYKMTMDTTQAVRSSIEEIEHTLVEALLLVVFVVFIFLQGWRATLIPAIAVPVSIIGTFAVFPLLGFTLNTICLMGMVLAIGLVVDDAIVVVEAVEAHMERGLTPRQAAFAAMEEVSGPVIAIALVLAAVFLPSLLLPGITGTLFQQFAVTIAISMLISAFNALTLSPALSAILLKSKNETHSLLTPFYNVFNASYEATARGYTGICRFLTRRLYISIPLLAIISFMIIPVANKIPGGFLPEEDQGYLFCGVQLPDASSMQRTRDAISDMEKIILDNNCVDAVVSVIGFNMITGVQSTNCGFFFVTLKPWSERTAPGQSAKDLTAHFNVAFGQKVTQGMAYCFAPPAIPGVGSSGGVTFVLQDRAGNGIQYLDEQSKVFTAEAAKRPEIASIRSTLMPAVPQIRVKLDVDKCYSQGVNVKEANSILQAYMGSLFINYITLYGQQWQVYIQAQADDRSDINQLDNFYIRNKDGEAVPMSSLISKENITGPEFVFRFNLYNSAQFQVSAQKGYSSAQAMDALEEVFHQYMPNDMGYDYSGMSFQENQVRTGITITEIFLLSSVFVFLILAALYERWSLPLSIFMTVPIAALGAFLGLYIFKFELNLYAQIGLIMLIGLAAKNAILIVEFAVIEIERGKDLIEATLSAARIRLRPILMTSFAFILGCVPLALASGSGAYSRNVIGIVVIAGMTMATFVGVFLIPCSFYFIMRLFRVKIAAKHDGEDPDETIAMKYLQEGHPH